A genomic segment from Biomphalaria glabrata chromosome 16, xgBioGlab47.1, whole genome shotgun sequence encodes:
- the LOC106075815 gene encoding tubulin polyglutamylase complex subunit 1-like — protein sequence MADRRKNLTGQTVEIAQESERQFMEKHNVSSMLKDVVTKLLANRPVDPLSFLANYFRSSSSDYRIDDIVMKAVQTLTSTHYSRPVFETNLITAFQLLSNSKLSKRLRGMNGAIHKQVLQALCKDVPAPVQEKLLKKIECFDHEAISFSIFRSTVFTCFVLNDFLTLSKSLYTTLDLQRNGKAQKTLCQTSLQQLRESLSNSKKDVHRIMESSYNLGPDTLYSVIDKAMSENTSQGEYYSHDQFVIEASDIFLSKVKQLH from the exons ATGGCGGATAGAAGAAAAAACCTTACCGGACAAACTGTTGAGATCGCACAGGAATCTGAGCGACAATTCATGG agaaacaCAATGTGTCTTCAATGTTGAAAGATGTTGTCACCAAACTTCTGGCTAACAGACCAGTGGATCCTTTGAGTTTTTTAGCCAATTA TTTTAGAAGCAGTAGCTCTGACTACAGGATTGATGACATTGTAATGAAAGCTGTACAGACCTTGACCTCAACACATTACAGTCGTCCAGTATTTGAAACAAATCTTATTACAGCATTTCAACTTCTCAGCAATTCAAAAC TTTCAAAGAGACTTCGTGGAATGAATGGAGCAATCCATAAACAAGTACTGCAAGCTTTGTGCAA AGATGTGCCTGCCCCTGTACAAgaaaaattgttgaaaaaaattgagtGCTTTGATCATGAAgcaatttctttttctatatttagatctactgtctTTACTTGTTTTGTTCTTAAcg ATTTTCTGACGTTATCCAAGAGTCTCTATACTACATTAGATCTTCAGAGAAATGGCAAAGCTCAGAAAACTCTGTGCCAAACCAGCTTACAACAACTTCGAGAATCTTTGTCTAACTCAAAGAAAGATGTGCATAg aatTATGGAATCAAGTTATAACCTTGGACCAGACACATTATACAGTGTAATAGACAAG GCCATGTCAGAAAACACAAGTCAGGGGGAATATTACAGCCATGATCAATTTGTAATTGAAGCGTCAGACATATTCCTTTCAAAG GTCAAACAATTGCACTAG
- the LOC106066705 gene encoding deoxyuridine 5'-triphosphate nucleotidohydrolase-like, giving the protein MSKSLIWRVNPFSIRSFSKKQLSRSKIIIRKIIMPAENIAEVSCYPNDESLSNKRQRCECDANKHNDAVPVIMEFAKLSDNATTPTRGSPLAAGFDLYSAYDYIVPAKGKEIVKTDIQIAVPDGCYGRVAPRSGLAAKSFIDVGAGVIDQDYRGNVGVVLFNFSDTDFKVNKGDRIAQLICERIYIPQLCEKPSLDNTERGTGGFGSTGTN; this is encoded by the exons ATGTCAAAGTCTCTCATTTGGCGCGTTAATCCATTTTCGATTAGGTCGTTCAGTAAGAAGCAACTCTCCAGATCTAAGATTATTATTAGGAAAATAATAATGCCAGCCGAAAATATCGCTGAAGTTAGTTGTTACCCGAACGATGAATCTCTTTCAAATAAGCGACAAAGATGTGAATGTGATGCAAACAAACATAATGATGCAGTACCGGTAATAATGGAGTTTGCTAAACTGTCTGATAACGCTACTACACCGACGAGGGGATCGCCCTTAGCTGCAGGATTTGATCTTTACAG TGCATATGACTATATTGTTCCTGCCAAAGGTAAAGAGATTGTGAAGACTGATATCCAAATAGCTGTTCCAGATGGGTGCTATGGACGTGTGGCGCCTCGCTCTGGGTTGGCAGCGAAAAGCTTTATTGATGTTGGTGCCGGAGTGATAGATCAAGACTACAGAGGCAACGTAGGAGTTGTTTTGTTCAATTTTTCCGATACTGACTTTAAAGTAAACAAAGGGGACAGAATCGCTCAACTGATATGTGAAAGAATTTACATTCCTCAGCTATGTGAGAAACCTTCTTTGGATAATACTGAAAGAGGAACTGGTGGTTTTGGTTCTACAGGAACAAATTAA